One region of Molothrus aeneus isolate 106 chromosome 1, BPBGC_Maene_1.0, whole genome shotgun sequence genomic DNA includes:
- the KCNV1 gene encoding potassium voltage-gated channel subfamily V member 1 isoform X1, producing MKSPPCCMSLSSQASLEEPGSSTSLGSLESSVFSSEEEQGPLLQKVIPSLDCFTINVGGSRFVMSQQTLSCYPDTRLGKLAVVVSAARDVASGLLELCDDANLVENEYFFDRSSQAFHYILNYYQTGRLHVMEQLCALSFLQEIQYWGLDELSIDSCCRDRYFRRKELSEALDIKKDAEELDAQDEEEDFSGSLCPNVRQKLWELLEKPGSSAAARTFGTLSMVFVVVSIANMALISVELSWLAPALLDALEYLCIAWFTVEFVLRFLCARDRCRFLRSVANIIDLLAILPFYITLLVESLCGGESSQELENVGRIVQVLRLLRALRMLKLGRHSTGLRSLGMTIAQCYEEVGLLLLFLSVGISIFSTVEYFVEQGVPGTTFTSVPGAWWWATTSMTTVGYGDIRPDTTIGKVVAFMCILSGILVLALPIAIINDRFSACYFTLKIKEAALRQREALKKLMKNSSSDSNINVNLRDIYARSVMDMLRLKSRERASTRSSGADEFWF from the exons ATGAAGTCGCCTCCCTGCTGCATGTCTCTTTCTTCCCAAGCATCCTTGGAGGAACCAGGGAGTAGCACATCCCTGGGTTCGCTGGAGTCCAGTGTTTTCTCTAGTGAGGAAGAGCAGGGGCCCCTGCTCCAGAAGGTCATTCCCTCTCTGGACTGCTTTACTATCAATGTAGGAGGCAGCCGCTTTGTGATGTCCCAGCAAACTTTGTCTTGCTACCCTGACACCCGTCTTGGCAAACTGGCAGTAGTGGTCTCTGCTGCCCGGGATGTGGCTTCTGGCCTCCTTGAGCTTTGTGATGATGCCAACCTTGTGGAGAATGAGTATTTCTTTGACCGGAGCTCACAGGCATTTCACTACATCCTGAATTACTACCAGACAGGGAGGCTGCATGTGATGGAGCAGCTGTGTGCACTCTCCTTCCTGCAAGAGATCCAGTACTGGGGTTTGGATGAGCTCAGCATTGATTCCTGCTGCAGAGACCG GTACTtcaggaggaaggagctgagtGAAGCCTTAGACATCAAGAAAGATGCAGAAGAACTGGATGCCCAAGATGAAGAAGAGGACTTTTCTGGTAGCCTCTGTCCCAATGTCAGACAGAAACTTTGGGAACTTTTGGAAAAGCctggctcctctgcagcagccaggacgTTTGGCACTTTGTCcatggtttttgttgttgtgtcAATTGCCAACATGGCCTTGATTTCAGTAGAGCTCAGCTGGctggccccagcactgctggatgcCCTAGAGTACCTGTGCATTGCGTGGTTCACGGTGGAGTTTGTCCTGAGGTTCCTGTGTGCACGAGATCGGTGCCGCTTCCTAAGGAGTGTGGCAAACATCATAGACCTCCTTGCTATTTTGCCTTTCTACATCACCCTGCTGGTAGAGAGCCTGTGTGGTGGTGAGAGCTCCCAAGAACTGGAGAACGTGGGGCGCATTGTCCAAGTGCTGAGACTTCTCAGAGCCCTGCGGATGTTGAAGCTGGGAAGACATTCAACAG GCTTGCGGTCCCTTGGGATGACTATTGCTCAGTGCTATGAGGAGGTTGGccttctgcttcttttcctctctgtaggAATCTCTATATTTTCCACTGTGGAGTACTTTGTTGAACAAGGTGTGCCAGGCACAACTTTCACAAGTGTACCTGGTGCTTGGTGGTGGGCAACAACTTCCATGACAACAGTTGGTTATGGTGACATTAGACCAGACACTACCATTGGTAAGGTAGTAGCCTTTATGTGTATACTATCAGGAATACTGGTTTTGGCTTTGCCAATAGCTATAATAAATGACCGTTTTTCTGCTTGTTATTTTACTCTGAAGATAAAAGAAGCTGCTCTTCGGCAGCGTGAAGCTTTAAAGAAACTCATGAAGAACTCATCCAGCGATTCAAATATCAATGTTAACTTGCGAGACATATACGCACGCAGTGTCATGGACATGTTGCGgttaaaaagcagagagagagcaagTACAAGGAGCAGTGGTGCAGATGAATTTTGGTTTTGA
- the KCNV1 gene encoding potassium voltage-gated channel subfamily V member 1 isoform X2: MKSPPCCMSLSSQASLEEPGSSTSLGSLESSVFSSEEEQGPLLQKVIPSLDCFTINVGGSRFVMSQQTLSCYPDTRLGKLAVVVSAARDVASGLLELCDDANLVENEYFFDRSSQAFHYILNYYQTGRLHVMEQLCALSFLQEIQYWGLDELSIDSCCRDRYFRRKELSEALDIKKDAEELDAQDEEEDFSGSLCPNVRQKLWELLEKPGSSAAARTFGTLSMVFVVVSIANMALISVELSWLAPALLDALEYLCIAWFTVEFVLRFLCARDRCRFLRSVANIIDLLAILPFYITLLVESLCGGESSQELENVGRIVQVLRLLRALRMLKLGRHSTGLRSLGMTIAQCYEEVGLLLLFLSVGISIFSTVEYFVEQGVPGTTFTSVPGAWWWATTSMTTVGYGDIRPDTTIDKRSCSSAA; the protein is encoded by the exons ATGAAGTCGCCTCCCTGCTGCATGTCTCTTTCTTCCCAAGCATCCTTGGAGGAACCAGGGAGTAGCACATCCCTGGGTTCGCTGGAGTCCAGTGTTTTCTCTAGTGAGGAAGAGCAGGGGCCCCTGCTCCAGAAGGTCATTCCCTCTCTGGACTGCTTTACTATCAATGTAGGAGGCAGCCGCTTTGTGATGTCCCAGCAAACTTTGTCTTGCTACCCTGACACCCGTCTTGGCAAACTGGCAGTAGTGGTCTCTGCTGCCCGGGATGTGGCTTCTGGCCTCCTTGAGCTTTGTGATGATGCCAACCTTGTGGAGAATGAGTATTTCTTTGACCGGAGCTCACAGGCATTTCACTACATCCTGAATTACTACCAGACAGGGAGGCTGCATGTGATGGAGCAGCTGTGTGCACTCTCCTTCCTGCAAGAGATCCAGTACTGGGGTTTGGATGAGCTCAGCATTGATTCCTGCTGCAGAGACCG GTACTtcaggaggaaggagctgagtGAAGCCTTAGACATCAAGAAAGATGCAGAAGAACTGGATGCCCAAGATGAAGAAGAGGACTTTTCTGGTAGCCTCTGTCCCAATGTCAGACAGAAACTTTGGGAACTTTTGGAAAAGCctggctcctctgcagcagccaggacgTTTGGCACTTTGTCcatggtttttgttgttgtgtcAATTGCCAACATGGCCTTGATTTCAGTAGAGCTCAGCTGGctggccccagcactgctggatgcCCTAGAGTACCTGTGCATTGCGTGGTTCACGGTGGAGTTTGTCCTGAGGTTCCTGTGTGCACGAGATCGGTGCCGCTTCCTAAGGAGTGTGGCAAACATCATAGACCTCCTTGCTATTTTGCCTTTCTACATCACCCTGCTGGTAGAGAGCCTGTGTGGTGGTGAGAGCTCCCAAGAACTGGAGAACGTGGGGCGCATTGTCCAAGTGCTGAGACTTCTCAGAGCCCTGCGGATGTTGAAGCTGGGAAGACATTCAACAG GCTTGCGGTCCCTTGGGATGACTATTGCTCAGTGCTATGAGGAGGTTGGccttctgcttcttttcctctctgtaggAATCTCTATATTTTCCACTGTGGAGTACTTTGTTGAACAAGGTGTGCCAGGCACAACTTTCACAAGTGTACCTGGTGCTTGGTGGTGGGCAACAACTTCCATGACAACAGTTGGTTATGGTGACATTAGACCAGACACTACCATTG ATAAAAGAAGCTGCTCTTCGGCAGCGTGA